From a region of the Actinopolymorpha singaporensis genome:
- a CDS encoding GntR family transcriptional regulator, producing the protein MDDRHRVVTDGPVPKHTQLRRILESLIEDELAPDAPIPSERDLMAAHRVSRMTVREAIGQLVTEGRLYRVRGKGTFVAAPRVDSMLELTSFTEDMRRRGHEPATVVLRSVEAVPPAPVRRALGLTASQTAYRVERLRIADGVPMALENGWYAADRAPGLLDRDLSQSLYAVLSRSYGVVIDAAKQALRSEVADAQTARILGVTVGAPLLVLDRTSTAGGRPVEQITSWYRGDRYQVHIDLARASDAGRVPWHPAR; encoded by the coding sequence GTGGACGATCGTCACCGGGTGGTCACGGACGGTCCGGTGCCGAAACACACCCAGCTGCGGCGGATCCTGGAGTCGCTGATCGAGGACGAACTCGCCCCGGACGCGCCGATCCCGTCCGAGCGCGACCTGATGGCCGCGCACCGGGTGTCCCGGATGACGGTGCGGGAGGCGATCGGCCAGCTGGTCACCGAGGGCCGGCTCTACCGCGTGCGGGGCAAGGGCACGTTCGTCGCGGCGCCCCGGGTCGACTCCATGCTGGAGCTCACGTCGTTCACCGAGGACATGCGCCGCCGCGGCCACGAGCCGGCGACCGTGGTGCTGCGCTCGGTCGAGGCCGTTCCGCCGGCACCGGTCCGCCGGGCGCTGGGGCTGACCGCGTCGCAGACCGCCTACCGCGTCGAACGCCTGCGGATCGCCGACGGTGTGCCGATGGCGCTGGAGAACGGCTGGTACGCCGCGGACCGGGCGCCCGGCCTGCTCGACCGTGACCTGTCGCAGTCCCTGTACGCCGTACTCTCCCGGTCGTACGGCGTGGTGATCGACGCCGCCAAGCAGGCCCTGCGGTCGGAGGTGGCCGACGCGCAGACCGCCCGGATCCTCGGCGTCACCGTCGGCGCGCCGCTGCTGGTTCTGGACCGCACCTCCACCGCCGGCGGCCGGCCGGTCGAACAGATCACCTCGTGGTACCGCGGCGACCGTTACCAGGTGCACATCGACCTCGCCCGGGCCAGCGACGCCGGCCGGGTGCCCTGGCATCCAGCCCGCTGA
- a CDS encoding SIS domain-containing protein, with protein sequence MTTQMAREIAEQPDAVARTLDGLRPLRGELHRLAEGTRHILFVARGSSDNACVYGRYLVETHAHRMAGLAAPSVATHYHAEVDLTDALVVCVSQSGETREIVETQEWAAGRGARTVAVTNDGESSLARGADLTLATDAGREFAVPATKTYTTQLAAMAVLATALAPDPTSLDADLARVPEQMSALVERREGVDAAAAQLAKSAETLVSGRGLLFGTALEVALKLEETCLRPVRGLSYADLRHGPIAVVDADVAAIVVAAKDGPVVGGLTEVAADLGRRGATTIGIGGDAAFGAACALSVPGPDLPEMVAPLATVVPGQLMVESLARRLGLDPDAPRGLSKVTQTDAG encoded by the coding sequence ATGACCACCCAGATGGCCCGGGAGATCGCTGAGCAGCCGGACGCGGTTGCCCGGACCCTGGACGGTCTCCGTCCGCTGCGCGGCGAGCTCCACCGCCTCGCCGAGGGCACCCGCCACATTCTGTTCGTCGCCCGCGGCTCGTCCGACAACGCCTGCGTCTACGGCCGCTACCTCGTGGAGACCCACGCCCACCGGATGGCGGGACTGGCCGCGCCGAGCGTGGCCACCCACTACCACGCCGAGGTCGACCTCACCGACGCGCTGGTCGTGTGCGTCTCGCAGTCCGGTGAGACCCGGGAGATCGTGGAGACCCAGGAGTGGGCGGCCGGGCGAGGGGCCCGGACGGTCGCGGTGACCAACGACGGCGAGAGCTCGCTGGCCCGCGGCGCAGACCTCACCCTCGCCACCGACGCCGGCCGCGAGTTCGCCGTACCCGCGACGAAGACCTACACCACCCAGCTCGCCGCGATGGCCGTCCTGGCCACCGCCCTCGCACCCGACCCGACGTCCCTGGACGCCGACCTGGCCCGGGTCCCGGAGCAGATGTCCGCGCTGGTCGAGCGGCGGGAGGGTGTGGACGCGGCGGCGGCCCAGCTCGCGAAGTCGGCCGAGACGCTGGTCTCCGGGCGCGGGCTGCTGTTCGGCACCGCGCTGGAGGTGGCGCTGAAGCTGGAGGAGACCTGCCTGCGTCCGGTCCGCGGACTGTCGTACGCCGACCTGCGGCACGGCCCGATCGCGGTGGTCGACGCCGACGTGGCCGCGATCGTGGTCGCGGCGAAGGACGGGCCGGTGGTGGGCGGGCTCACCGAGGTCGCCGCCGACCTCGGCCGCCGGGGTGCCACCACGATCGGGATCGGCGGCGACGCGGCGTTCGGTGCCGCGTGCGCGCTGTCGGTGCCGGGTCCGGACCTGCCGGAGATGGTGGCGCCGCTGGCCACTGTCGTACCCGGGCAGCTGATGGTGGAGAGCCTGGCCCGCCGGCTCGGCCTGGACCCCGACGCACCGCGCGGGCTGTCCAAGGTCACCCAGACCGACGCGGGCTGA
- a CDS encoding rRNA adenine N-6-methyltransferase family protein — protein MPARSPRSSTPARSSTPARRRPARPATVNHHGIHLLRSGTAVRGLVESAGLGPDSLVLDLGAGPGTLTAPLARTGARVLAVERDPEFLARLERRFGAHPKVRVVAGDLVTVPLPRRPFQVVASIPYDLSTRLLRRLLPDATGGASGLAAADLVVEWGFAQRVCRAVPRDLEAARWGATYELRVVRRVRAAAFTPAPAVDSAHLRIRSRPGLAGRRVRRVLYAMLAEAFRRPDQPARTAVAEVAVRSVARRVLGDAGLDRGVRAGAVPVDRWADLARSVIDLSRRR, from the coding sequence ATGCCTGCCCGTTCGCCCCGCTCGTCCACCCCTGCCCGCTCGTCCACCCCTGCCCGTCGTCGTCCCGCCCGGCCGGCCACTGTCAACCACCACGGGATCCACCTCCTGCGGTCCGGTACGGCGGTGCGCGGCCTGGTCGAGTCCGCCGGCCTCGGGCCGGACTCCCTGGTCCTGGACCTCGGCGCCGGTCCGGGAACACTCACTGCTCCCCTCGCCCGCACCGGCGCCCGTGTCCTCGCGGTCGAACGCGACCCCGAGTTCCTCGCCCGGCTGGAGCGCAGGTTCGGCGCCCATCCGAAGGTCCGGGTGGTGGCCGGCGACCTGGTGACGGTGCCGTTGCCGCGACGGCCGTTCCAGGTGGTCGCGTCCATCCCGTACGACCTGTCGACCCGGCTGCTGCGCCGGCTGTTGCCGGACGCGACCGGCGGCGCGAGCGGCCTGGCCGCCGCCGACCTGGTGGTCGAGTGGGGGTTCGCCCAGCGGGTCTGCCGCGCGGTACCCCGCGACCTGGAGGCCGCCCGGTGGGGTGCGACGTACGAGTTGCGGGTGGTCCGCCGGGTCCGGGCGGCGGCGTTCACGCCCGCACCGGCGGTGGACTCCGCGCACCTGCGGATCCGGTCCCGCCCCGGGCTGGCCGGCCGGCGCGTTCGGCGGGTGCTGTACGCGATGCTGGCCGAGGCGTTCCGTCGGCCGGACCAACCGGCGCGCACCGCGGTCGCCGAGGTGGCCGTCCGGTCGGTCGCCCGCCGGGTGCTCGGTGACGCGGGCCTGGACCGGGGAGTGCGGGCGGGTGCGGTCCCGGTCGACCGGTGGGCCGACCTCGCGCGGTCGGTGATCGACCTGTCCCGGCGGCGGTGA
- a CDS encoding GAF and ANTAR domain-containing protein, with amino-acid sequence MQTVTERELIAAFVALAGSPDDRGADDPLGSLVRGVMSLLDVGAAGVLLADADGTLGVAASSDDVVAQVEAAALAGPDGPGADCYRTFTAVGTPDLVAALDRWPRFTALALGAGYTGAYAVPLRLPGEVIGAVTLHRVAPAPGTGTDTWPGDDALVLAQGLADVAAATVARQRALRHSGVLAQQLRSALDSRVVIEQAKGILAERGGFGVDEAFTQLRGYARRNRIRLADLADGIVDGTVDTRPVLGGPATVARGRR; translated from the coding sequence ATGCAGACAGTGACCGAACGGGAACTCATCGCGGCGTTCGTGGCGCTCGCGGGGTCGCCGGACGACCGCGGGGCCGACGACCCGCTCGGGTCGCTCGTTCGCGGTGTCATGTCACTGCTGGACGTCGGCGCGGCCGGAGTGCTGCTCGCCGACGCCGACGGGACGCTGGGCGTCGCCGCCTCCTCCGACGACGTGGTCGCCCAGGTGGAGGCCGCCGCGCTGGCCGGGCCGGACGGCCCGGGCGCGGACTGCTACCGGACGTTCACCGCGGTCGGGACCCCCGACCTGGTGGCGGCCCTGGACCGGTGGCCGCGGTTCACGGCGCTGGCCCTCGGCGCCGGCTACACCGGTGCGTACGCCGTACCGCTGCGCCTGCCGGGCGAGGTGATCGGCGCCGTCACACTGCACCGCGTCGCGCCCGCGCCCGGGACCGGAACCGACACCTGGCCCGGCGACGACGCGCTGGTGCTCGCCCAGGGGCTGGCCGACGTCGCCGCCGCCACGGTCGCTCGCCAGCGGGCGCTGCGGCACTCCGGCGTACTCGCTCAGCAGTTGCGGTCGGCGCTGGACAGCCGAGTGGTGATCGAGCAGGCCAAGGGCATCCTCGCCGAACGCGGTGGGTTCGGGGTGGACGAGGCGTTCACCCAGCTGCGCGGGTATGCCAGGCGCAACCGCATCCGGCTGGCCGACCTCGCCGACGGGATCGTGGACGGCACGGTCGACACCCGCCCGGTGCTGGGTGGTCCGGCGACGGTGGCCCGGGGGCGCAGGTGA
- a CDS encoding HAD-IIA family hydrolase: MDGVLVHEGHPVPGAPEFVSRLRESGKRFLVLTNNSIYTARDLSARLQAVGLDVSEDLIWTSALATATFLADQAPGGSAFVIGEAGLITALHGMGYVLTDRNPDYVVLGETRTYSFSTITTAIRLVERGARFLATNPDTVGPSPEGPLPATGAVAALITKATGVEPYFVGKPNPLMMRSALNRIEAHSESTAMVGDRMDTDVISGIEAGLRTVLVLSGVTRREDIERYPYRPSLVVDSIADLVDGI; encoded by the coding sequence ATGGACGGCGTGCTCGTCCACGAGGGTCATCCCGTTCCCGGCGCCCCGGAGTTCGTTTCCCGGCTACGCGAGTCGGGCAAACGGTTCCTCGTCCTCACCAACAACTCGATCTACACCGCGCGCGACCTGAGCGCCCGGCTGCAGGCGGTTGGACTCGACGTCAGCGAGGACCTGATCTGGACGTCCGCGCTGGCGACCGCGACCTTCCTCGCCGACCAGGCGCCGGGCGGCAGCGCCTTCGTGATCGGCGAGGCGGGGCTGATCACCGCCCTGCACGGCATGGGGTACGTCCTCACCGACCGCAACCCCGACTACGTCGTCCTCGGCGAAACCCGCACGTACAGCTTCTCCACCATCACCACCGCCATCCGCCTCGTCGAGCGCGGCGCGCGGTTCCTGGCCACCAACCCCGACACGGTCGGTCCCTCGCCGGAGGGTCCGCTGCCGGCGACCGGAGCCGTGGCCGCGCTCATCACCAAGGCGACCGGCGTCGAGCCGTACTTCGTCGGCAAGCCGAACCCGCTGATGATGCGCAGTGCCCTCAACCGCATCGAGGCGCACTCGGAGAGCACCGCGATGGTGGGCGACCGGATGGACACCGACGTCATCTCCGGCATCGAAGCCGGTCTGCGCACCGTGCTGGTGCTGTCCGGCGTCACCCGGCGTGAGGACATCGAGCGCTATCCCTACCGCCCGTCGCTGGTGGTCGACTCCATCGCCGACCTGGTGGACGGGATCTGA
- a CDS encoding TrmH family RNA methyltransferase, with the protein MGPWVGPWPDDPRYDPELLRHGDRRNVVDRYRYWRREAVVADLDQHRHDFHVAVENWQHDLNIGSVVRTANAFLAREVHVVGRRRWNRRGAMVTDRYQHVRHHPDVPALAAWAAEHGLPLLGVDNLPGAVELETYDLPRACVLLFGQEGPGLSEAARQACTDVLSIAQYGSTRSVNAGAAAAVAMHAWVRRHRYGQHTGAGAVADQA; encoded by the coding sequence GTGGGCCCCTGGGTGGGGCCGTGGCCCGACGACCCGCGCTACGACCCGGAGCTGCTGCGGCACGGCGACCGGCGAAACGTGGTCGACCGCTACCGCTACTGGCGCCGGGAGGCGGTGGTGGCCGACCTGGACCAGCACCGGCACGACTTCCACGTCGCGGTGGAGAACTGGCAGCACGACCTGAACATCGGCTCGGTCGTGCGTACCGCGAACGCGTTCCTCGCCCGCGAGGTGCACGTGGTGGGCCGGCGACGTTGGAACCGCCGCGGCGCGATGGTGACCGACCGGTACCAGCACGTACGGCACCATCCCGACGTCCCGGCGCTGGCGGCGTGGGCAGCCGAGCACGGCCTGCCGCTCCTCGGCGTGGACAACCTGCCCGGTGCCGTCGAGCTGGAGACGTACGACCTGCCCCGGGCGTGCGTCCTGCTGTTCGGGCAGGAGGGCCCGGGCCTGTCCGAGGCAGCCCGGCAGGCGTGCACCGACGTCCTCTCCATCGCGCAGTACGGCTCGACCCGTTCGGTCAACGCGGGTGCGGCCGCGGCGGTGGCGATGCACGCGTGGGTACGCCGGCACCGCTACGGCCAGCACACCGGCGCGGGCGCCGTCGCCGACCAGGCCTGA
- a CDS encoding DedA family protein encodes MPPTTTLALLPSWLDAQQILHTLGPYALVGVLLIIFAECGLLVGFFLPGDSLLFTAGLLVATGSIGAPLWLVCVLVAIAATVGNLVGYGIGFRAGPRVFGRPDSRLFKREYVDKTQDFFDKYGARAIVLARFVPIVRTFITVTAGVAKMDFRRYATYTSVGAVIWGAGVTVLGFFLGRIEVIRSNIELMLVAVVLVSVVPIGLEFLRMRAAHRSRQPATPTPEAEPETPQADRHS; translated from the coding sequence GTGCCACCCACGACGACACTCGCGCTCCTTCCCTCCTGGCTCGACGCGCAGCAGATCCTGCACACGCTCGGCCCCTACGCACTGGTCGGGGTGCTGCTCATCATCTTCGCCGAGTGCGGGCTGCTCGTCGGCTTCTTCCTCCCGGGCGACTCGCTGCTGTTCACCGCCGGCCTGCTGGTGGCGACGGGCTCGATCGGCGCTCCGCTGTGGCTGGTGTGCGTCCTCGTCGCCATCGCCGCGACGGTCGGCAACCTGGTCGGCTACGGCATCGGCTTCCGAGCCGGGCCGAGGGTGTTCGGACGGCCGGACTCGCGGCTGTTCAAGCGGGAGTACGTCGACAAGACGCAGGACTTCTTCGACAAGTACGGTGCCCGCGCCATCGTGCTGGCCCGGTTCGTACCCATCGTCCGGACCTTCATCACCGTGACCGCCGGCGTGGCGAAGATGGACTTCCGCCGCTACGCCACCTACACCTCGGTCGGTGCGGTCATCTGGGGCGCCGGGGTCACCGTCCTCGGCTTCTTCCTGGGCCGGATCGAGGTGATCCGGTCCAACATCGAGCTGATGCTGGTCGCGGTCGTTCTCGTCTCGGTCGTCCCGATCGGCCTGGAGTTCCTACGGATGCGTGCGGCCCATCGAAGCCGGCAACCGGCGACGCCGACGCCGGAGGCGGAGCCCGAAACGCCGCAGGCCGACCGGCACAGCTGA